DNA from Globicephala melas chromosome 11, mGloMel1.2, whole genome shotgun sequence:
GAGAACTATCGAGTCCTGTGCTGAGCCTAAAGTAACAGCAGTTATCTCCCGGTATGACAGAAATACAGCTGCTACATCACAGTCTAAATATCTCTACTTTCCCAGAAGGGACAACAAATAAGCGATCCGGTTTAAGTACGCAAGTGCAGATCTTGGTAATTCTATGAAGAGCTGTATTTGGAAAAAGCCCAGCATTTTTAAGGCCCTGTCAAACCGTCCCTGGCATGAGGAAGCATATAATATACCAATAAGCAAAAGCAGCTCACTGAGCCTGCAATTACTCAATCTGTGAAGCCCTGTCCTCCCTTCCCTACAGGACTCGCCACCGGGACAAGTAGGGGCTCCTCCTCTTAGTGTTGCCGTGGTAACTGGTTGCCTAACAAACAAGCAGGACCAGAGGGGAAATGTCGACCACGTTTCAAAAATACACCTTTAGTACTCGGATTGCTGagctgtctttttttgttgttgtctttaagaaaaaaaattttagcaaTAATTTCTATAGAacaagagacagaaagacaactaTCTTAACAGTCATTGGTAGAAAAAATGCTCTATTCAGGGCGGCCCTAATGCTTTTGGCTCAAGAAAACACAGCGGAGTCTCGCCTACTAGCTTCTGGGGCCATAGGGAGTGTGGATGGGAGGTGGGCGGGGGCCATCCTGGGGAGGGACCCCCAGGGCTGAGTCTGTGTCCTTCTATCAGCAAGCATTCCCTACAGAGCAGCCGTCCACAGGTGTCGGTACACTTCTCCTGTGGGCAGAGCAGACTCAAACTTAGGCTTTCCTTCCCTGAGAAGCAGAACGGTTCTTGGGCACCTTCATGCCGTCCTTAGTGGTAAGCACTGAGACACAGGTTTCTCAGTCTTCATGCAAGAGAGAGTCCACATCAAACTGGACATGGCATTTCAGTAAATGTAAACACATTCTAGTCAGTTTTCACATTATCGTCAGGGTctacagaagaccctgaataccaTTCTTCCTTTTGGAAAAAGCTCATCTGTCAATTCAATGTTTTCCTCAGGTGTGGGACTGAAGCCCCAGTTCCCACATTcctcaaaagaaaaagtaggggCTCAGTCAGCTGTTCTCTTCATTTACAATGAAGCAACGTCTCTGGTCTTGGCGTCGTCACTCTTGGATGGAGGAGTGGCGGATGGGCCTGTGGAAATCCTCGGGGCTGCTGACGTGCTCGGGTAAGTCGTAGCCTCTCAGGAAATGTCCACTGTTTTGCTGAGCAAAATAATACAGCTGCCTGGCCAGCAGAGGCTCGACCTTTAGTGAAAGATTGAAAAGAGATGTTACTGAGCTCTTCTATCTAACGTCCTGCAATAACCCTCCATACCTAAGGATACAGTCAGGTCTAAAGCGAGGTGCTATGACTCATCGAAACACGTCACACTGGGAGCCTTCTGGAGAACTGACTTTGTGTGAGTCCTCGCATACACCAGCCTATAAACAGAATATACTTAATTCTGGGTTTCCCTtgaaggggaagggaaagctggtaCCTGTAAACCAGCCGCCGCTTGAAACTTACGTTAAACTAGGACTGAATGAAGCTAATCGGATAAAACGACCAAGTTAAAGGTCAATTTAAGGTAATCGGGTAATTTAGGCCAATGGATTTATTTTTCCACACCTGCAGTTTGACAGGGATGAGGGGCTCAGTGATTTACAATTCATGGATGACCTGGTAATCTGTATATTTCTAAaccaaagataaaagaaagaaagaagcaaaaccaaacaacagCAAAACTGCTACTGTGGAAAAAGAGAAGTTAACTGACCCAAGATTCCTCTAGTTTGGCTATTAGTGTGGACCACATTCACCAGAAAGTATCCAACATTCAGCTTTTCCTGAACTTGCAGCATCTAAGAGATCCGAATGCTTTCAGCCAATCGATTGTGCTAGTCACGTGAGCCTTTATGTTATTTGACATAAAATGACTTGAGCGTAACTCATCTGAGGTAACTGAAGTAAATTAAATCCATAATAAAAGGAGCAGGACTCCTGGGTGCACACGCATCCGTCCTCCATCACCTCGGGCTCATGGTCCCAGCTGGGGCTACGTCCTCACCAAGCCAGGCCGGTGTGTCCAAGCCCTGAGACTCAGACGCAGAGGCTCACCACCGCTTTCAGAGATGTTACTCACCAGGACCGAGACTATTTAGTCCTTTGACAGTTGTTAACAAGAATCAGTTATTATATCAATAAATCTATCGATCGCTGGAGAGAATCCATGAGAAAACTCTAAAGTTTGTGGggactatatttctgtttattggttggttgttttttgattttataaTCAAGAAGCAGGGGATGTGTGTTTAAGATTAGTGTTTTATTTCAGATTTCAATAAGGAACATTATtagatgtaccacagtgttcactgcagctctatttacaatagccaggacatggaagcaacctaagtgtccatcaccagatgaatggataaggaagatgtggcacatatacacaatggaatattactcagccataaaaagaaacgaaattgagctatttgtaatgaggtggatggacctagagtctgtcatacagagtgaagtaagtcagaaagagaaaaacaaataccgtatgctaacacatatatatggaatctaaaataaaaatggtgctgatgcacctaggggcaggatgggaataaagatgcagacctactagagcatggacttgaggatatggggagggggaagggtaagctgtgacgaagcgagagagtggcacggacatatatacgctaccaaatgtaaagtagatagctagtgggaagcagccgcatagcacagggagatcagctcggtgctctgtgaccgcctggaggggtgggatagggtgggtgggagggagacgcaagagggaggggatatggggatatacgcgtatgtatagctgattcactttgttatacagcagaagctaacacaccactgtaaagcaattatactccaataaaggtgttaaaaacaataaaataaaatctgacttGAATTCTGTTATTATTTGATGTAACTTTGTACCCGTTGCAGCCCATTACCTGGGCCCATTAATAACCCTTGCAGGTACGTAGCAATACAGAGTCTTCAAATTCAAAAATCTTAAGTATTCAAAACTCTGTTTTCTGTGGCAAATTAATGCTACCTGTTATCTATCTaaccctttttctttccttttctgtgaaagaTGTTTACTTTGCACAGGTGAATGCATCTTAAGCTCTGCTGGAGAACATGACCGTGGCCTGAGCGACTTGACGTCCTTGAGAGATTTCACGCCTCCAAATAGCACATGGCCCTTGGTTTCCAAAAATTAAATAGTTTCTAAaaatgcagagataaaagaggaCTTGGGGGGACATTAGGAGGGGGCCTACAAAATACTCAAGTCAGTGGACAGCTTCCCACTTGGGAAAAACTTTCCCTTCAAGTGAAGATCAGCTGGTTGgcattttaaaagcaatattaAACGTGAAGAATTTTAAAGGGCAACTTTTAGCATCATCCTTTTAAAaccctgtaaaatgggaatatgacaatttccttgaaaaataaaaaagatgggaTGGGTGCCGCCCAGGGCTGGAGGTCACCCCCAGCGGTGATGAGCACATGTCCAGGGCTGGGAGGCACATGGTCCTTGGGCTGCACCCCTGCACCACTCACTGgacaccttccctccctccatcccctctgCCCAGGTCCCTGGACACTTACTTCTCATCTGAACTCCTCTAAATGGGGCCCTGTCCCTGACGAGGGTCAGGGAAACTCAAACACCCGAAGGTGACTGGACACTCACGTGAGCAGTGATGAGCTTCCGTTGCCTCTGGGGATCTGGAAACTCTTCCCCGAAGCACAGCGTCACCTGGAACCTTGGCAGAGGCCGGCCATGGTGAGCAAAGGCTTGGAGCTCTGCAGAGAGCACAAGAGAAACCACTCAGAAAGCCGGCCGAGCACTGGAcgcaggctggggagggagccCACGCTGACCTGGAGGCCAGAGCAGGGGGGACAGTGGGAGCAGACGCAGGAGTGCGCACGCCCATTCACGCGGGTCTCTCCCACGGCCCCGCCTTCACTTCAAGGGGGCCACGCACCTTGCTCTGCAGCCTTGGACCCAGAGGAGGCGAGGGCAGCAGGAATgggtgaaggaggaaaaggaaatggagcCAAAAGAGTTCCTCACACACGGAGAAAATGTGCTTTAAAATCAGACTTTTCTGACTTGAGCCAGGATGACTTAGAAACCTCATCTCAGAGCTGCCGAGCCCTCAAACCCGCGGTCCACGTGACTCGGGCACCGCAGAATCTGGGAGGCTGAGCCCATCAGGGGCAGCCGTGGGTTTGAGAAGGGAGGGCGGCGCTGGATGAAGCGCCGGGCCCACCTTTGTGGATGCGTGTCCCGAAGGCGCCTGCGTTCACCCTGACGGGACGCTGTCCCTGCCCACCCTCAGGCCTCCGGCTGTCCTGCTTGTCCTCTAGGGTCTCCTGCTTGTCCTCAGGTCCCCAGAAGAAGTGCGCTCACGCAGGCGCTAGCCCGTCTGCAGAGCTGCGGCTGCCGCCTTATCAGACGTGAGCCGCTGCACGGCGGGGCTGTCCCCAGCAGCCTGCGGGGCCTGAATGGGTGGTTCTCAAAGATTTCCACTGTTCTCTTCAACCGAAGAAAAGTTTCTAGCTCACTCACTGGACCATTTGACTTcctgcttttttctcttccagaattCAAATCAAACCTAACCGACTTCGGCAGAACGTGTGCAAAGCTTCCACAGTGCGAGGTGGGAGGTGACACCCACGCCTGTCGCGTTGGCAGAGTTCTCTGAAAAAGTCGGCCGAGTTGCCTGGTAGCTCGAGAATGTTCGCGGGAATCCGCGACTGTGGGGCTGGTCTGCACAGCTGCAGCTCTTTAGTTCACAGTTtcctccttgagcctcagtaaACACTTCAAGATAAGAGGTTGCCCTGGGCACAGAGGAAGCCGCCAAGCCAGAGCAGCTCCTGGTCGCAAGCATGAGCGAGCACACCGCCCCCGGAGGCCGACTGCCGGCGTCCCGCCTGCCAGAGAAGCGGGCCTCTTCCCTGGATGAAGCCCCCGGCCCAGCATGTCTTCTGCTTCCAAGACCCACGGCCTCGGAGGAGATCCAAAGGCAGGGCTCTTTCAGACCCCAGAGGTGCGGCCCTCGGCCCCTCCTCGGAGCCCCCCTCGGTCCACACGCTGGGCCCCAGGATGGACAGAACAGTCCGCTCGGAGGCAGCTCGCGGCttgggtcggggggggggggctgcctGGAGACCAGAGCCTCggctctccctcttcctcccgtTTTGCCTCTGGGGGAGGGTGAGTCATCCAGGGACATGTTTGTTTGGGGCAGCAAGAGAATTTGGAGGAGCCTGAGCAAATGTGGGCCACTTGAGCCCCAAAGGCTGAGCGAGTGTCTGGTGGTGGAGCTCACAGGCGCTCTGTGCTTCACGTGAACTGAATCACGAAGCAgcttcagggaaaggaggggccCGTGACAGCCCAAAGACACAGGGTGTTTCTGAGGACGCGCCTGTATGAGAAGAGTTAAGAATGAGGTTGAGGAAGGACGGGCAGTAGCCAGCAGGGCAACCGCTTCTCCGTCCAGAAGCAGCACTGTGAATGGGGACAGCTAAGTGGAAACTCCGGACCACCTTCCACCAGAAGGTGGCCGAAGGCCTCACAAAAGCCGGCCCAGGGCTGACTGAATTGTCATGAAATCAAAACTGGGAAAACAAAACCCACTGGTTCTGGAAAATGTGATTTGAAACCTAGAAACAACTCAAAGCCGTCTCATAATTTCCCCTCTGCAAAATCAGTTCAACACGCTCGCCGTGGTCCCAGCTGCTGGAAAGCATCTGCTCGGGGTTGATACGTCTCAGAACCACGGACGCTCACAGTGTACTTATAACCCTATGATTTTTCTAGGACCCTTAAAAGAGCTGGAACACCAACAGGTGTGCTTGCTGAGAACACACTGGCCGGTGAAGTATGAAGCTTGTTAGTTGGTGAGTATTGGATGAATCCCGGCGTTTCAAGACCTCAGCCTGAACCACAGCCCCCGACGATCCCCCTCCACAGCCCTTCTGATGGGGTGGCAGGCGGACCAACAGGAGACCTACTCTGGCATCGGGCCCCGCGGGCTCAGGGCCTCACAGAAGGAAGACCTGCTGGGAGTGGCCTGCGGCCTTCGCCCCCTGTGGCAGGCGTGCCGTCTCCAGCTCCGTCCTCCCCAAGCCTCACAGGTAGGGCCCATTCCGGCACACACGCGCCCGCTCACCTGATAAGAACTGCTGCGTGTCAAAGAGCTTGCAGGCCTGGTCCCTCTCCAGCTTGTTGGGCCGGTCGCTGCACAGCGCCAGGGGCCCGTCCCAGTAGACCCTGCTCTGACACAGCCTCCTGGCGTAAAGCCCGTCGGGGGCCATCCAGAGCACCACGCCCCTTTCCAGGTGGCTCAGCAGCTTCTCGATGTTCTTCCTCTGGCCGTTGTCCTCCGGGTAGGGAAAGAGGACCTGGTCCAGGCTGCTGGCGTCATAGGTGTGGGCGTGGGAGAGCCGGCAGCCTTCGGGGCTGGATGTGGTCAGCTCTTTCACCAGGACTTCCCGGTAGTACAGGCAGATGTGGAGCCGGCAGTCTGCAAACACAGGCCCGTCGGGGTCAGTGCTAAGGAGTCAAGGTGCTGGTGCCCCCCAGGATGCCAAATGACTGCCCAGAGCAAAGTGTCCTTGGTGGGACGCTCGTAAGAAGGGGCCTGGGGGACGGACGTTGCAAGGCCTTACGTCCCTCCCGGAGACTCACCCCGTGGTGGAGAAGCTCTGTACGAGTCTGGGTAATGTCCTCTAGCTCAGCATTTTCCAAATGTATGGGACAtggattttttgggggggcagaGCATAGGGGTGGTGATGGCAACACTTAGGTCTAATACAGCGAGTCGTGTGCCGCCGAACAGAAGTTCATTTTAAGCACAGCGATCGGtttggagtttggaagaagtaaaCCCtaagtttaaataatttctaCCAGCAAAAAGAGTACAATggtgtttcaggaaaaaaaagcaaatatgtcCACATATCCAAAACTACCCTAAAATATCAATATGATACCGGTtacactaaaaaaattatacacatccAAGTACGCATTGAAGTTCTGGGAAGCATAAGCCTTGACAGTGGTGATCTCTGGGTGGTGGGACTATGAcgtttctattttccattttttgcttttctgatttctaaattatttttccactgtatatgtaCCACTTGTATAATAAAATTACCTCGTGAGGGAAACGTCCCAAGCGTAAAGTCCGCTGAGACCCACTTCGCTTTGTGTTTGAGTCTGAGGCTGGCTCTAGAACTGTGCTTCTCAAACACTAAACGAGATGAACTCATTTTTGAAACTTTGCTGATTTTAGAACCTTCTTTAAAATGCGACCCATGGGCTGAAAGGACCAGGCCAGGTTTGCCAAGGGCCACTGACCTGGAGTGCCAAAGGGCTTCCCGAGAGGCAACAGCTCCCACAGTAACTGCGGGGTTCAAACCTGAGCGGGTGGCAGTCCTCTGATCAACGGGCCAGGCTGCTAACTAGTCTGTACTGCGCACACCCAGAGAAACCCACAAAAGCCTCTCATCCCTCAAGGGCAGGTTTTGAGACTCAAACAACCCACATCACTGCCTCAAGCCTCCTCTGTGACTCCTGCCGCTGTGAACCCCGAGGAGTGGGTGTCGGCCACTCGAGGTTTCATTTCACTGAACGTCATCAGAAATCACGAGGTCATGGGGATATAAATAGCTGTTTATTTCCTACTCTTCAGGCACCCACACAAGTCTTATGTGCTCAAGAAAAGGGTTTGAAAGTTCCTAAAAACAAACAGGCCTTTCTGTTCAGaaacctctcctccctccactgtCCAGGAGCAACTAAGAAGAAAGGCAGCAGGCTTCCCTCAGAGTCTCAGAACCAAAAGGAGCCTAAGGGTGGGCAGCTCCCCTGGGTGCAAGGCTGGTGGGCCAGCTCCCCTGGGTGCAAGGCCGGTGGGCCAGCTCCCCTGGGTGCAAGGCCGGTGGGCCAGCTCCCCTGGGTGCAAGGAAGGGCCCCAGCTCTCCTCTCCTGAAACCTTGAGAATTCAGCTTGTTTTCTGTCGCTCATTTTCAAAGAGGCCAGGGGGCAAGGTGAGAATTCTGAAGCTTAAGCTTTCcattttcaatatatgcaaatctcattttaaaacaatcaaaacatTATCTAAAAAGTAAATATACGTACACTACACGTGCTCAGTAAACCTCAGGTATCTTCCTTAAAACAGGAGAGACCGCTGAGGTATGGGGATTCCTTTAGAGAGAGACTCGAAAAGCCAGATCTGATCTGTATTTGTTTGCAAGACACACACTGCAAGATGCTCCTCACCGAGGCACCAAGCGTGCCGAGGACGGAGAACCCAGAGCTCGCGTCCCGGGAAACCGACGGGGCCACTGTTTGTTTGTGGCTAAGCCTGCGGGGAGGATGCGCTTTCCAAAAACGAGCAGCCCCTGCGCTGTTGCAGGAAGCTGCACTGCGTCATGGGGGCGCTGGCTGTAGGGAGACCCTCGGTAAACGGAACTGGAGGGTCCGCACATTCCTGGACAGTCAGACGCCAGTGCAGAGCTTAGAATGACTCAGTTCAGACCAGCCTGCTGAAGTGGATCAGGGTCCGAAGCCGGCCTCTCGGTGCTAACTGTGCTAACCTCGTTCTCCCAGCTGGGAGTCAGAGGCGTCCACCCGCTCCAGGCCCCAGCTGAGCTCACCAACCCCACGAATCCACCCAAAGGTGAGGGGACCCTCACAGACGCCGCCTCCAGGGAGCCCCACTCACCTGAGAGGGCCAAGGCTTCGGCAGACCTTATGCTTGGCTCTATGGGGATCCCGGGGGCCTGGGACTCGGGCGGGGCACAAGCATAAAAGGTTCCTGTCACCTGGCAACCTGcatttgcaaataaaaatcagatgCGGCCTAGACAGAGCCCCTCGGAGGCAGAGGGAGCGGAGGCGGCTCCCTGCGGGGGGCCCGCCGGTCCCCGGGGGTGCACCAGCCCGGTGGGGGAGGGCCTGGGCCCTCGAGAGGCAAGGAGGCCGAGGTCCAGTAGGGAAAACCAAGGCTGAAGGAGGGAGGAGGCTTTTCACAGCTGGAGGGAAATTGGAGTCGCcctctgtcattttcttcctccctccctccctcccttctttccttccttcctttctttgttaGTTAACACCTCCGCGCCTCACCTCAttacctgtgtgtgtatgtgtgtgtgtgtgtgtgtgcgcgctgaGAACATTTCAGACCTACTTTCCTAGCAACTTTCAATACAGCAGAGCATTGCTAACTGCTCGCCAGGCTGAAGCCACAGAACGTATTCATCTCCTAACTGAAGTTTGTGCCGTTTGACCAACATTCCTCCGTCACTGATACGCAGGGTAACTGAGGCGTGATTCACCCGTTCACACAGCAAGTTCGCGGCAGAGCTGTGAGCCCAGGTCTCTCTACATGAGATCTGACGCCCAACAGCCGGATCAAAACCCT
Protein-coding regions in this window:
- the IRF4 gene encoding interferon regulatory factor 4, with translation MNLEGSSRGGEFGMSSVSCGNGKLRQWLIDQIDSGKYPGLVWENEEKSIFRIPWKHAGKQDYNREEDAALFKAWALFKGKFREGIDKPDPPTWKTRLRCALNKSNDFEELVERSQLDISEPYKVYRIVPEGAKKGAKQLTLEEPQVPMSRPYSMPAPYCSLPAQAHTYMIPPHDRGWREFVPDQPHPETPYQCPVTFGPRSHHWQGPACENGCQVTGTFYACAPPESQAPGIPIEPSIRSAEALALSDCRLHICLYYREVLVKELTTSSPEGCRLSHAHTYDASSLDQVLFPYPEDNGQRKNIEKLLSHLERGVVLWMAPDGLYARRLCQSRVYWDGPLALCSDRPNKLERDQACKLFDTQQFLSELQAFAHHGRPLPRFQVTLCFGEEFPDPQRQRKLITAHVEPLLARQLYYFAQQNSGHFLRGYDLPEHVSSPEDFHRPIRHSSIQE